The Struthio camelus isolate bStrCam1 chromosome 17, bStrCam1.hap1, whole genome shotgun sequence genome window below encodes:
- the UBE2L3 gene encoding ubiquitin-conjugating enzyme E2 L3, producing the protein MAASRRLMKELEEIRKCGMKNFRNIQVDEANLLTWQGLIVPDNPPYDKGAFRIEINFPAEYPFKPPKITFKTKIYHPNIDEKGQVCLPVISAENWKPATKTDQVIQSLIALVNDPQPEHPLRADLAEEYSKDRKKFCKNAEEFTKKYGEKRPVD; encoded by the exons gaGCTTGAAGAAATCCGCAAATGTGGAATGAAAAACTTCCGTAATATCCAGGTTGATGAAGCTAATTTATTGACCTGGCAAGGGCTTATTGTTCCT GACAATCCTCCATATGACAAAGGAGCCTTCAGAATCGAAATCAACTTTCCAGCAGAATATCCATTCAAACCTCCTAagattacatttaaaacaaagatCTATCACCCTAATATCGATGAAAAGGGGCAGGTTTGTCTGCCGGTAATTAGTGCTGAAAACTGGAAGCCAGCAACCAAAACTGACCAAG TAATCCAGTCCCTCATAGCACTGGTGAATGATCCACAGCCCGAACACCCCCTTCGGGCTGACCTAGCTGAAGAATACTCTAAGGACCGTAAAAAATTCTGTAAGAATGCTGAAGAGTTTACAAAGAAATATGGTGAAAAGCGACCAGTGGACTAA